In Cryptomeria japonica chromosome 10, Sugi_1.0, whole genome shotgun sequence, a genomic segment contains:
- the LOC131041771 gene encoding secreted RxLR effector protein 161-like, giving the protein METNLKLRESAASSDLVDPTMYRQLIGSLMYLVNTRPDICYAVSALSQFMCEPRHIHLVAAKHILRYLRGTIGYGLKYTYSANMKLQGYNDSDWAESVTDRKSTSGCCFSLGSAMISWCSRKQNFVALSTVEAEYIATCVATREAVWLQKLLAGLFG; this is encoded by the coding sequence atggaaacAAATTTGAAGTTGAGGGAGTCTGCAGCTAGTTCAGATTTAGTAGATCCTACCATGTACAGACAGTTGATTGGttcattgatgtatctagtcaatactagacctgacATTTGTTATGCAGTAAGTGCTctcagtcagtttatgtgtgaaccaagacATATTCATCTAGTTGCAGCAAAACATATCTTGAGGTACTTGCGTGGCACAATAGGATATGGTTTGAAATATACTTATAGTGCAAATATGAAGTTACAAGGTTACAATGATTCTGATTGGGCCGAgagtgtgactgacagaaagagcacatcgggttgttgcttcagtttgggGTCTGCCATGATTTCTTGGTGCAGCAGGAAGCAGAATTTTGTAGCACTTAGTACTGTAGAGGCTGAGTACATTGCAACATGTGTTGCAActcgagaagcagtgtggcttcaaaagcttcttgcaggattgtttggataG